From the genome of Sphingobacterium kitahiroshimense, one region includes:
- a CDS encoding tyrosine-protein phosphatase, with protein MRIFVRSQRTLIYTIEKQLLLKSQMSFFSNLFTKNKNAASVRSISQLDFLEVDMHNHLLPGIDDGSTSVQQSLGYIKELSSLGFKKFICTPHIMEGVHPNTKFSIGQAHHALSEGLKNSGSDVEIFAAAEHMIDDGLHALVESNDLCLMPGGYVLIEMSYLSESKALFQTILNIQKLGYKPILAHPERYNYYHSNFNIYKQIKDAGCYLQLNLLSLSRYYGVDVKAIAMTLVKSGMYDFVGTDLHHDKHLRSLKDIVEKYPVREMLKTCTILNPTLLDHFNAGKGQHIIAG; from the coding sequence ATGCGAATATTTGTCAGATCGCAACGTACTTTAATCTATACTATCGAAAAACAATTATTACTAAAATCACAGATGTCTTTTTTTAGCAATCTATTCACAAAAAATAAAAATGCCGCTTCGGTTCGATCCATATCACAATTGGATTTTCTTGAAGTTGACATGCATAATCATTTACTACCGGGCATTGATGACGGTAGCACATCAGTACAGCAATCATTAGGCTATATTAAGGAATTAAGCAGCCTTGGTTTCAAAAAATTTATTTGTACTCCACATATCATGGAGGGTGTACATCCTAATACTAAATTTAGCATTGGACAAGCCCACCATGCACTAAGCGAAGGATTAAAAAATTCAGGAAGCGATGTGGAGATTTTTGCTGCCGCAGAACACATGATCGACGACGGTCTTCATGCACTGGTTGAGAGCAATGATTTGTGCTTAATGCCTGGCGGATATGTTTTGATTGAAATGTCATACCTTTCCGAATCGAAGGCTTTATTTCAAACGATATTGAATATTCAAAAATTAGGATACAAACCTATTTTAGCACATCCCGAACGGTATAACTATTACCATAGCAATTTCAACATTTACAAACAGATAAAAGATGCTGGATGTTATTTACAATTAAACCTTTTATCTCTGAGCAGATATTATGGTGTTGATGTAAAAGCCATTGCCATGACACTTGTTAAATCGGGAATGTACGATTTTGTCGGAACAGACCTGCACCATGATAAGCATCTCCGCTCATTAAAAGATATTGTTGAAAAATATCCTGTCCGGGAAATGCTAAAAACCTGTACAATTTTAAACCCGACCCTACTTGATCATTTCAATGCAGGCAAAGGGCAACATATTATCGCTGGATAA